In the Centroberyx gerrardi isolate f3 chromosome 9, fCenGer3.hap1.cur.20231027, whole genome shotgun sequence genome, one interval contains:
- the gpr17 gene encoding uracil nucleotide/cysteinyl leukotriene receptor yields the protein MESSTIELPSLLSNQSSVSCAAVDNTVENMLFGGFYILVFLLALNGNSLALWIFSHQRGTSSPANVFLLHLAVADLSYVIILPLRATYHLTGGHWPFGEVPCRLAGFLFYVNMYASLYFLACVAGDRYLAVVHAVRSLKIRRARYAHIISFSLWALVTVSMAPLLVTRQTAEVDGVTVCLQLYREKASRNALISLAVAFTPPFLATLSCYLLIIHSLHRGSRLEPALKLRALRTIGLVMLIYVVCFLPYHASRATFILGYGHPGISCQTRRGLSLANRLTSSLTCLNGAMDPLVYLFGAEKFRGTLTRLFCRDKAGVSGATSAELKGTHESSVSAKSEF from the coding sequence ATGGAGTCTTCTACAATAGAGCTTCCCTCCCTGCTGTCCAACCAGTCGTCGGTGAGCTGTGCAGCGGTGGATAACACCGTTGAGAACATGCTGTTCGGAGGCTTCTACATCCTGGTCTTCCTCCTGGCCCTGAACGGAAACAGCCTGGCCCTCTGGATCTTCTCTCACCAGCGCGGCACTTCCTCCCCAGCGAATGTCTTCTTGCTGCACCTCGCTGTGGCGGACTTGTCGTATGTGATCATCCTGCCGCTGAGGGCCACCTACCACCTCACCGGAGGTCACTGGCCCTTCGGCGAGGTGCCGTGCAGACTGGCCGGCTTCCTGTTCTACGTCAACATGTACGCCAGTCTGTACTTCCTGGCGTGCGTAGCGGGCGACCGCTACCTGGCTGTGGTTCACGCTGTAAGATCGCTGAAGATTCGCCGCGCCCGCTACGCCCACATCATCAGCTTCTCTCTGTGGGCGCTGGTCACTGTCTCCATGGCGCCCCTGCTGGTCACCCGCCAGACTGCGGAGGTGGATGGTGTGACGGTGTGCCTGCAGCTGTACAGAGAGAAGGCCTCGCGCAACGCACTCATCTCGCTGGCTGTGGCCTTCACCCCACCTTTCCTCGCCACCCTGTCCTGCTACCTGCTCATCATCCACAGCCTGCATCGAGGCTCCCGGCTGGAACCGGCCCTCAAGCTGCGGGCCCTGCGCACCATCGGCCTGGTCATGCTCATCTACGTGGTCTGCTTCCTGCCGTATCACGCCAGCAGGGCCACCTTCATCCTGGGCTACGGCCACCCAGGCATCTCCTGCCAGACCCGGAGGGGCCTGAGCCTCGCCAACcgcctcacctcctccctcacctgtcTGAACGGTGCTATGGACCCGCTGGTCTACCTGTTCGGGGCAGAGAAGTTCCGCGGCACGCTGACACGGCTGTTCTGCAGAGATAAGGCGGGGGTCTCAGGAGCCACCAGCGCAGAGTTAAAGGGAACACATGAGAGCTCAGTGAGCGCAAAGTCTGAGTTCTGA